Proteins encoded in a region of the Isosphaeraceae bacterium EP7 genome:
- a CDS encoding class I SAM-dependent methyltransferase, translated as MRDDYARAYAELARRHWWWRSRQALVLKRLAALPRLEGARILDVGCGAGVVLDALANLGEAEGLEPDARLAAEATHPGAIRVVPFGPEFRATTPYDLVVMLDVLEHLDDDLGSLKAARSALAPGGWLLLTVPAMPSLWSRHDVVNEHRRRYRMRDLAAVIEGAGLRVVDVRHAFAWTVGPLLARRWLAPATDESEYRVSIPPRPINAALDLLSRLDHSIGRLVRWPVGGSLIALARRDDTPDSALAEAA; from the coding sequence GTGCGCGACGACTACGCCCGAGCCTATGCCGAGCTTGCCCGCCGCCACTGGTGGTGGCGTTCGCGCCAGGCCTTGGTCCTGAAACGGCTGGCCGCCCTCCCCCGCCTCGAGGGTGCCCGCATCCTCGACGTCGGCTGCGGCGCCGGGGTCGTCCTCGATGCCCTGGCCAATCTTGGCGAGGCCGAGGGGCTCGAGCCCGACGCAAGACTGGCGGCCGAAGCGACCCATCCCGGTGCTATCCGCGTCGTCCCCTTCGGCCCCGAATTCCGGGCGACGACCCCTTACGACCTAGTTGTGATGCTCGACGTGCTGGAGCACTTGGACGACGATCTCGGGTCGTTGAAGGCCGCTCGGTCGGCGCTGGCTCCCGGCGGCTGGCTGCTGCTGACCGTGCCGGCGATGCCCTCGCTCTGGAGCCGTCATGACGTGGTCAACGAGCACCGCAGGCGCTATCGAATGCGAGACCTGGCCGCCGTGATCGAGGGGGCGGGTCTGAGGGTTGTGGACGTACGCCATGCGTTCGCCTGGACGGTCGGCCCGCTGCTGGCCCGCCGATGGCTGGCCCCCGCCACGGATGAGTCGGAGTATCGGGTCTCGATCCCACCGAGGCCGATCAACGCCGCGCTCGACCTTCTGAGCAGGCTGGACCACTCGATCGGGCGGCTGGTTCGATGGCCTGTGGGCGGCAGCCTGATCGCCCTGGCCCGCCGAGACGACACGCCCGACTCGGCCCTGGCCGAGGCCGCCTGA